Proteins from a genomic interval of Bradyrhizobium sp. CCGB01:
- a CDS encoding tripartite tricarboxylate transporter TctB family protein: MRLPDSVTGSFLVVLGVAAAYGGWILPPVPGQPVGPNVFPLVIGTGLALCGLAIVFGIGHSFEEEEELVPLEDGQVAAAPPPQSKFYGLRALLPPALLLFYVAAADRLGFIITAAIMVYVTSTALGAKWKLALPLAALSPFAIHLIFGKLLRVPLPVGLLPTPW, encoded by the coding sequence ATGCGTCTTCCCGACTCCGTCACGGGATCGTTTCTCGTCGTTCTCGGCGTTGCCGCGGCCTATGGCGGCTGGATCCTGCCGCCGGTGCCGGGGCAACCGGTCGGCCCCAACGTATTTCCGCTCGTGATCGGCACCGGGCTCGCGCTGTGCGGGCTCGCGATCGTGTTCGGCATCGGCCATTCCTTCGAGGAGGAGGAAGAGCTGGTCCCGCTCGAGGACGGCCAGGTGGCGGCGGCGCCGCCGCCGCAGAGCAAGTTCTACGGCCTGCGCGCTTTGCTGCCGCCGGCGCTGTTGCTGTTCTACGTGGCCGCTGCCGACCGGCTCGGCTTCATCATCACCGCGGCGATCATGGTCTACGTCACCTCGACCGCGTTAGGGGCGAAGTGGAAGCTGGCGCTGCCGCTCGCGGCGCTGTCGCCTTTCGCCATCCACCTCATTTTCGGCAAGCTGCTGCGCGTGCCGCTTCCCGTCGGCCTGTTGCCGACGCCCTGGTGA
- a CDS encoding tripartite tricarboxylate transporter substrate binding protein: MSKITRRTFAASSAAVAASAAFGLTPARAQAYPARPVTVIVPWGAGGGTDATARIVAALLEKDLGQPFNVVNRTGGSGVVGHTAIATAQPDGYTIGMLTVEISMMHWQGLTELTPKSYTPLALMNEDPPGIQVSSSSPYKTVKDLAEAIKAAPPGKFKASGTGQGGIWHLALVGWMQAMGLPANQVAWVPSNGAAPAMQDLAAGGLDLTTCSVPEARAIIEAGKAKSLAIMAPARNPIFPDVPTLKEAMGIDYATGAWRGIGAPKNLPPELAAKLTAALKKVYDSAEFKDFMSNRGFGTVWGDAGQFASFMDKGDAQMGTAMKAAGLSKA, from the coding sequence ATGTCCAAGATTACGCGCCGCACCTTTGCGGCCTCTTCCGCTGCTGTGGCAGCATCCGCCGCATTCGGCCTCACACCTGCACGCGCGCAAGCCTATCCGGCGCGGCCCGTCACCGTGATCGTGCCCTGGGGCGCGGGCGGCGGCACCGATGCGACCGCGCGCATTGTCGCGGCGCTGCTGGAAAAGGATCTCGGCCAGCCCTTCAACGTGGTCAACCGCACCGGCGGCTCGGGCGTCGTCGGCCATACCGCGATCGCGACCGCGCAGCCGGACGGCTACACCATCGGCATGCTCACCGTCGAAATCTCGATGATGCACTGGCAGGGCCTCACCGAGCTGACGCCGAAGAGCTACACCCCGCTGGCGCTGATGAACGAGGATCCGCCGGGCATCCAGGTCTCCTCCTCCTCGCCCTACAAGACGGTGAAGGACCTCGCCGAAGCCATCAAGGCGGCGCCTCCCGGCAAGTTCAAGGCGTCGGGTACCGGCCAGGGCGGCATCTGGCATCTCGCTCTGGTCGGCTGGATGCAGGCGATGGGCCTGCCCGCCAACCAGGTCGCCTGGGTGCCGTCGAACGGAGCTGCACCCGCGATGCAGGACCTCGCCGCCGGCGGCCTCGACCTCACCACCTGCTCGGTGCCGGAAGCACGCGCCATCATCGAGGCGGGCAAGGCGAAGAGCCTCGCCATCATGGCGCCGGCGCGCAACCCGATCTTCCCCGACGTGCCGACGCTGAAGGAGGCGATGGGCATCGACTACGCGACCGGCGCCTGGCGCGGCATCGGCGCGCCGAAGAACCTGCCGCCGGAGCTCGCCGCAAAGCTCACCGCGGCCCTGAAGAAGGTCTACGACTCCGCCGAGTTCAAGGACTTCATGAGCAACCGCGGCTTCGGCACCGTGTGGGGCGATGCCGGCCAGTTCGCCAGCTTCATGGACAAGGGCGACGCCCAGATGGGTACCGCAATGAAGGCGGCTGGTTTGTCGAAGGCGTGA
- a CDS encoding RsiV family protein: protein MFLAPTILRALAAAAVCSALFGPAHAADPKPYAVIKTKSIDARVFLDDRIKADAPLAADCLAEGKKWLDKNAAEAAASRKEDPQFFKDGGWDFERKYSIRSVVADRYVSILRNDYMDTHGAHPNSDVNTILWDKSQNKRISIRPFFTETADKGPTMKAMAKAVIASLRAEKKKRDASETATDEWFKSVEPSLLKIGAVTLAPSTEAGKSSGLTFHYPPYAVGPYAEGEYVAFVPWETLKPYLTAEGTGIFGGARPKGDADEPQ from the coding sequence ATGTTTCTCGCGCCTACGATCTTGCGCGCGCTGGCTGCGGCCGCCGTTTGCAGCGCGCTGTTCGGCCCCGCGCATGCCGCCGACCCAAAGCCCTACGCCGTCATCAAGACCAAGAGCATCGACGCGCGCGTCTTCCTCGACGACAGGATCAAGGCCGATGCACCGCTGGCGGCGGACTGCCTCGCCGAAGGCAAAAAGTGGCTCGACAAGAATGCGGCCGAGGCTGCCGCCTCGCGCAAGGAGGACCCGCAGTTCTTCAAGGACGGTGGCTGGGATTTCGAGCGCAAATATTCGATCCGTTCGGTGGTGGCCGACCGCTATGTCAGTATCCTCCGCAACGACTACATGGACACCCATGGCGCGCATCCCAATTCGGACGTGAACACGATCCTGTGGGACAAGAGCCAGAACAAGCGCATCTCGATCCGTCCGTTCTTCACCGAGACCGCCGACAAGGGCCCGACCATGAAGGCGATGGCGAAAGCCGTGATCGCCTCGCTCAGAGCCGAGAAGAAAAAGCGCGATGCCAGCGAGACCGCGACCGACGAGTGGTTCAAGAGCGTGGAGCCGAGCCTGCTCAAGATCGGCGCGGTGACGCTCGCGCCCTCAACCGAAGCGGGCAAGAGCTCAGGGCTCACTTTCCATTACCCGCCTTATGCTGTCGGCCCCTACGCCGAGGGCGAATATGTCGCTTTCGTGCCGTGGGAAACGCTGAAGCCGTATCTCACGGCGGAAGGTACCGGCATCTTCGGTGGCGCGCGGCCAAAGGGCGACGCGGACGAGCCGCAGTGA
- the scpA gene encoding methylmalonyl-CoA mutase, with protein MSRIPNFADVAFQRAANAVPAGSAEPWLTPEGILVKPTYGEADLAGLDFLETYPGIAPFLRGPYPTMYVNQPWTVRQYAGFSTAEDSNAFYRRNLAAGQKGLSVAFDLATHRGYDSDHPRVGGDVGMAGVAIDSIYDMRTLFAGIPLDQMSVSMTMNGAVLPILALYVAAAGEQGVAPEKLSGTIQNDILKEFMVRNTYIYPPAPSMRIISDIFAYTSQKMPKYNSISISGYHMQEAGATQDLELAYTLADGVEYLRAGLAAGLDVDRFAPRLSFFWAIGMNFFMEVAKLRAARLLWAKLLKPFNPKDPRSLSLRTHSQTSGWSLTAQDVFNNVMRTTVEAMAATQGHTQSLHTNALDEALALPTDFSARIARNTQLFLQQESGTTRIIDPWGGSYYVERLTRDLAAKAWGHIQEVEELGGMAKAIEAGVPKLRIEEASAKTQARIDAGKQAVIGVNKYKPSDEAPIDILKVDNTNVRRLQIDKLTRLKSERNQKDVDAALAALTRSAGEGNGNLLALAIDAARAKATVGEISDAMEKVFGRHRAEIKSITGVYKREASTMGNQVEKVQALIDAFEEAEGRRPRILVAKIGQDGHDRGQKVIASAFADIGFDVDIGPLFATADEAARQAVENDVHILGVSSLAAAHLTAVPELKAALKKQGRDDIMIIIGGVVPPQDYDALYAAGAEAIFPPGTVIAEAAEELIRKLNARLGHSEAAE; from the coding sequence ATGAGCCGCATTCCGAACTTCGCAGACGTCGCCTTCCAGAGGGCCGCCAACGCAGTGCCTGCCGGCAGCGCCGAGCCGTGGCTGACGCCCGAGGGCATTCTGGTGAAGCCCACCTATGGCGAGGCTGATCTGGCCGGGCTCGATTTCCTCGAGACCTATCCCGGCATCGCGCCCTTCCTGCGCGGGCCCTACCCGACCATGTATGTCAACCAGCCCTGGACCGTCCGGCAATATGCCGGCTTCTCCACGGCGGAGGATTCCAACGCGTTCTACCGCCGCAACCTCGCAGCGGGCCAAAAGGGCCTCTCGGTCGCCTTCGACCTCGCCACCCACCGCGGCTATGACAGCGACCATCCGCGCGTCGGCGGCGACGTCGGCATGGCCGGTGTCGCGATCGATTCCATCTACGACATGCGCACGCTGTTCGCAGGGATTCCGCTCGACCAGATGAGCGTATCCATGACCATGAACGGCGCGGTGCTGCCGATCCTCGCGCTCTACGTCGCGGCCGCCGGCGAACAGGGCGTGGCGCCGGAGAAGCTCTCAGGGACGATTCAGAATGACATTCTGAAAGAGTTCATGGTGCGCAACACCTACATCTATCCGCCCGCGCCCTCGATGCGGATCATCTCGGACATCTTCGCCTACACCTCGCAGAAGATGCCGAAATACAATTCGATCTCGATCTCCGGCTATCACATGCAGGAGGCCGGCGCGACGCAGGACCTCGAGCTTGCCTACACGCTCGCCGACGGCGTCGAATATCTGCGCGCCGGCCTTGCCGCAGGCCTGGATGTCGACCGCTTCGCGCCGCGCCTGTCGTTCTTCTGGGCGATCGGCATGAACTTCTTCATGGAAGTCGCCAAGCTGCGTGCCGCGCGCCTGCTCTGGGCCAAGCTCCTGAAGCCCTTCAACCCGAAGGACCCGCGCTCGCTGTCGCTGCGCACGCATTCCCAGACATCGGGCTGGTCGCTCACCGCGCAGGACGTCTTCAACAATGTGATGCGCACGACGGTCGAGGCGATGGCGGCGACGCAAGGCCACACCCAATCGCTGCACACCAATGCGCTCGACGAGGCCTTGGCGTTGCCGACCGATTTCTCGGCGCGCATCGCCCGCAACACCCAGCTCTTCCTGCAGCAGGAGAGCGGCACCACCCGCATCATCGATCCCTGGGGCGGCTCGTATTACGTCGAGCGGCTCACGCGCGATCTCGCGGCCAAGGCCTGGGGCCACATCCAGGAGGTTGAGGAGCTTGGCGGCATGGCGAAGGCCATCGAGGCCGGCGTGCCGAAGCTGCGCATCGAGGAGGCCTCGGCCAAGACGCAAGCCCGCATCGATGCCGGCAAGCAGGCGGTGATCGGCGTCAACAAGTACAAGCCGAGCGACGAGGCCCCGATCGACATTCTCAAGGTCGACAACACCAATGTCCGCCGGCTCCAGATCGACAAGCTGACGCGGCTCAAATCCGAGCGCAATCAGAAGGACGTCGACGCGGCGCTTGCCGCGCTGACACGCTCGGCCGGCGAAGGCAACGGTAATCTGCTCGCGCTCGCGATCGACGCGGCGCGCGCCAAGGCAACCGTCGGCGAAATCTCTGACGCAATGGAGAAAGTGTTCGGCCGCCACCGCGCCGAAATCAAATCCATCACCGGCGTCTACAAGCGGGAGGCGTCCACGATGGGCAACCAGGTCGAGAAGGTTCAGGCGCTGATCGACGCCTTCGAGGAGGCCGAAGGCCGCCGCCCGCGCATCCTGGTCGCCAAGATCGGACAGGACGGCCACGACCGCGGCCAGAAGGTGATTGCCTCGGCCTTCGCCGATATCGGCTTCGACGTCGACATCGGGCCGCTGTTCGCCACGGCGGACGAAGCCGCGCGCCAGGCGGTCGAGAACGACGTCCACATCCTCGGCGTCTCCTCGCTCGCCGCCGCCCATCTCACCGCCGTGCCCGAGCTCAAGGCCGCGCTGAAGAAACAAGGCCGCGACGACATCATGATCATCATCGGCGGCGTCGTGCCGCCGCAGGATTACGACGCGCTCTATGCGGCCGGCGCCGAAGCGATCTTCCCGCCCGGCACCGTGATCGCGGAGGCCGCCGAGGAGCTGATCCGCAAGCTGAACGCCCGGCTCGGGCATAGCGAGGCGGCGGAGTAG
- a CDS encoding GFA family protein, with protein sequence MTDASKPVLTGGCQCGAVRFAVTTAPNRISICHCRMCQKASGAPFASFADINRTDFAWTKGQPSFFRSSSIADRGYCAACGTPLSFGRIDGDRIEIMTGAFDRPDHVVPTRQYGTESRLGWVVGIANLPSQTTQQNYGPEKMATIVSHQHPDHD encoded by the coding sequence ATGACCGACGCCAGCAAACCCGTCCTCACCGGCGGCTGCCAATGCGGCGCGGTGCGCTTTGCCGTGACGACGGCGCCGAACCGGATCTCGATCTGCCATTGCCGGATGTGCCAGAAGGCCAGCGGCGCGCCGTTCGCTTCCTTCGCCGACATCAACCGTACGGACTTCGCCTGGACCAAGGGGCAACCGTCGTTCTTCCGCTCCTCCTCGATCGCCGATCGCGGCTATTGCGCGGCCTGCGGCACGCCGCTGAGCTTCGGCCGCATCGACGGCGACCGGATCGAGATCATGACCGGCGCCTTCGACCGCCCGGACCACGTGGTGCCAACGCGGCAGTACGGAACGGAATCCCGCCTCGGCTGGGTGGTCGGCATCGCCAACCTGCCGAGCCAGACCACGCAGCAGAATTACGGGCCGGAGAAGATGGCGACGATCGTCAGCCATCAGCATCCGGATCACGATTGA
- a CDS encoding methylmalonyl-CoA mutase subunit beta encodes MTSVTDDLPLAADFPKATVDDWRKLVDGVLKGAPLEKLVGKTYDGIKIDPLYPRARGVAPVVGRPAAAPWQIMQRIDHPDAALANAQALTDLENGATGLTLVFAGANGARGFGLEPSADAVAKVLKDIHLDAGIGIELEIGPQSRMAAIHVAEYVKSSGLDPAACNIRFGLDPLAAGAVWGHSPYTWDEIVPAVTGAIKGLAALGFKGPFASADGRVIHDAGGSEVQELAFVLACGVAYLRAIEGAGVPLEQAQGMVYARLAADADQFLTMAKFRALRLLWARIETACGLTPKPLFIAADTAWRMLTQRDPYVNMLRATIATFAAGLAGANAITVLPHTLALGLPDPFARRVARNTQLLLLEESNLAKVSDPAAGAGGIETLSAQLCEAAWALFQESEKAGGAFAALQQGVFQSKVAAARKARDANIAKRRDVLTGASEFPNLHESETAVLTATPVALAPYGEQTYKFDALTPIRLAEPFEALRDKSDTALKARGARPKVFLANLGTPADFTARATFAKSFFEAGGIQAVDSEGFADPAKLAAAFTASGAELACLCSSDKVYAEHAAAAAKALQTAGRKHIYLAGRPAEAEAALRAAGVTGFVFAGGDALATLQDAYRRMEQP; translated from the coding sequence ATGACCTCCGTGACTGACGACCTGCCGCTGGCGGCGGATTTCCCCAAGGCGACCGTCGACGACTGGCGCAAACTGGTCGACGGCGTGCTCAAGGGCGCGCCGTTGGAGAAGCTGGTCGGCAAGACCTATGACGGCATCAAGATCGATCCGCTCTACCCGCGCGCCAGGGGCGTTGCGCCCGTGGTGGGACGGCCGGCGGCCGCGCCCTGGCAGATCATGCAGCGGATCGACCATCCCGATGCGGCGCTCGCGAACGCGCAGGCCCTGACCGATCTCGAAAATGGCGCGACGGGGCTCACGCTGGTGTTCGCCGGCGCCAATGGCGCTCGCGGGTTCGGGCTGGAACCTTCGGCCGATGCGGTCGCAAAAGTGCTGAAGGACATTCATCTCGATGCCGGCATCGGCATCGAGCTCGAGATCGGACCGCAATCGCGGATGGCCGCGATCCATGTCGCGGAATATGTGAAGAGCAGCGGCCTCGATCCGGCCGCCTGCAATATCCGCTTCGGCCTCGATCCGCTCGCGGCGGGCGCGGTGTGGGGCCATAGCCCCTATACCTGGGACGAGATCGTTCCGGCCGTCACCGGCGCGATCAAGGGCCTCGCCGCGCTCGGTTTCAAGGGACCGTTTGCCTCCGCCGACGGACGCGTGATCCACGATGCCGGTGGCTCCGAGGTGCAGGAGCTCGCCTTCGTGCTCGCCTGCGGCGTCGCTTATCTACGCGCGATCGAAGGCGCCGGCGTTCCGCTGGAGCAGGCGCAGGGCATGGTCTATGCGCGTCTCGCCGCCGACGCCGACCAGTTTCTGACCATGGCAAAATTCCGCGCGCTGCGGCTCTTGTGGGCGCGCATCGAGACTGCGTGTGGGTTGACGCCGAAGCCGCTGTTCATCGCGGCCGATACGGCCTGGCGCATGCTGACGCAGCGCGACCCCTACGTGAACATGCTGCGCGCGACCATCGCGACATTCGCGGCGGGGCTTGCCGGCGCCAATGCGATCACCGTGCTGCCGCATACGCTGGCGCTCGGCCTGCCCGATCCGTTCGCGCGGCGCGTGGCGCGTAACACGCAACTCCTGTTGCTGGAGGAGAGCAACCTTGCGAAGGTCAGCGATCCCGCGGCCGGTGCAGGCGGCATCGAGACGTTGAGCGCGCAGCTTTGCGAGGCAGCCTGGGCGCTGTTCCAGGAGAGCGAGAAAGCCGGCGGCGCGTTTGCCGCGCTTCAGCAGGGCGTGTTCCAGAGCAAGGTCGCGGCCGCGCGAAAGGCGCGCGACGCCAACATCGCGAAACGCCGCGACGTGCTGACGGGCGCCAGCGAGTTTCCAAACCTGCATGAGAGCGAAACGGCGGTGCTGACAGCGACGCCCGTCGCGCTCGCGCCTTACGGCGAGCAGACATACAAATTCGACGCACTGACGCCGATCCGGCTCGCGGAACCGTTCGAGGCGCTGCGCGACAAATCCGATACGGCGCTGAAGGCGCGCGGCGCGCGGCCAAAGGTGTTTCTGGCCAATCTCGGCACGCCCGCCGATTTCACGGCGCGGGCGACCTTTGCCAAGAGCTTCTTCGAGGCCGGCGGCATCCAGGCCGTCGACAGCGAGGGCTTTGCCGACCCGGCCAAATTGGCTGCCGCCTTCACGGCCTCCGGCGCCGAGCTTGCGTGTCTTTGTTCCAGCGACAAGGTCTATGCGGAACACGCCGCAGCCGCGGCGAAGGCCCTGCAAACCGCCGGCAGAAAGCATATCTATCTGGCAGGCCGCCCGGCTGAGGCCGAGGCGGCACTCCGTGCGGCCGGTGTCACGGGTTTTGTCTTCGCCGGCGGCGATGCGCTTGCGACATTGCAAGACGCCTATCGACGGATGGAGCAGCCATGA
- the folK gene encoding 2-amino-4-hydroxy-6-hydroxymethyldihydropteridine diphosphokinase, translating into MASVLIALGGNVGDVRTTFRKAIAHICGMAQAAMIARSSDYATPPWGDEDQDPFINACVEIETDLDPHALLFVMQKVEQKFGRTREKDRRWGPRTLDLDMIAYDDVSLQKPDLTLPHPRLFERAFVLVPLAEIAPDRVIAGIRVRDGLASVSTQGIERLPDTG; encoded by the coding sequence ATGGCAAGCGTGCTGATCGCACTCGGCGGCAATGTCGGCGATGTCCGCACGACATTCCGCAAGGCGATCGCCCATATTTGCGGCATGGCGCAGGCCGCGATGATCGCGCGCTCGTCGGACTATGCGACGCCGCCGTGGGGCGACGAGGACCAGGATCCCTTCATCAATGCCTGCGTCGAGATCGAGACCGACCTCGATCCGCACGCGCTGCTGTTCGTGATGCAAAAGGTCGAGCAGAAATTCGGCCGCACGCGGGAGAAGGACCGTCGTTGGGGCCCCCGCACGCTCGATCTCGACATGATCGCCTATGACGATGTCTCCTTGCAGAAGCCCGACCTGACTTTGCCGCATCCGCGCCTGTTCGAGCGCGCCTTCGTGCTGGTGCCGCTGGCCGAGATCGCGCCCGACCGCGTCATCGCAGGCATTCGTGTGCGTGACGGGCTTGCCAGCGTCTCGACGCAAGGCATTGAGCGGCTTCCGGATACCGGTTAA
- the folB gene encoding dihydroneopterin aldolase, translated as MTDTIFVTGLSIHARHGVMDHETEVGQRFVIDLELYTDLSEPSRSDRLSDTVSYAEVVATTTAAFKNTNYKLLERAAGAVADAILSHFPRIRAVKITVHKPHAPIAAIFDDVGIMLTRSRHP; from the coding sequence ATGACCGATACGATCTTCGTCACCGGCCTGTCGATCCACGCCCGCCACGGCGTGATGGATCACGAGACCGAAGTCGGCCAGCGTTTCGTCATCGATCTCGAACTCTACACCGACCTGTCGGAGCCCTCGCGCAGCGACCGGCTCTCCGACACCGTTTCCTACGCCGAGGTCGTGGCGACCACGACCGCGGCGTTCAAGAATACCAACTACAAGCTGCTGGAGCGCGCGGCCGGCGCGGTCGCCGATGCCATCCTGTCGCACTTCCCGCGCATCCGCGCCGTGAAGATCACCGTGCACAAGCCGCATGCGCCGATCGCCGCGATCTTCGACGACGTCGGCATCATGCTGACGCGCTCGCGGCACCCCTGA
- the folP gene encoding dihydropteroate synthase: MNASPSPSVPPAGSAGPDVLRTLLERPLPAVMGVLNITPDSFSDGGEFITPEQALARARAMIADGVDIIDIGAESTRPYTGAKAVTAADELARLKPVLSGVAALGVPVSIDSMKAEVVAYALDQGAVIANDVWGLQRDAAMAPLVAARGVPVIVMHNRDSVDSAIDIVADMKAFFLRSLDIAAKAGIARDRIVLDPGIGFGKTAEQSMIALARLRELDMFGLPVLVGASRKRFIASVSPSEPKERLAGSIAAHLIATQKGAKIIRTHDVAETLQALRVANAIESKQ, from the coding sequence ATGAATGCCTCGCCCTCCCCTTCCGTCCCGCCGGCCGGCTCGGCCGGGCCTGACGTGCTGCGGACGCTGCTGGAACGGCCTCTCCCGGCAGTGATGGGCGTGCTCAACATCACCCCGGATTCCTTCTCCGACGGCGGCGAGTTCATCACGCCCGAGCAGGCGCTTGCGCGGGCGCGGGCGATGATCGCCGATGGTGTCGACATCATCGATATCGGCGCCGAGTCGACCCGGCCCTACACCGGCGCCAAGGCGGTCACGGCGGCGGACGAGCTGGCCCGGCTGAAGCCGGTGCTGTCAGGCGTGGCGGCGCTGGGCGTCCCCGTATCGATCGACAGCATGAAGGCGGAAGTGGTCGCCTATGCGCTCGACCAGGGCGCGGTCATCGCCAACGACGTCTGGGGCCTGCAGCGCGACGCCGCCATGGCGCCGCTGGTGGCAGCGAGAGGCGTCCCCGTCATCGTCATGCACAACCGCGACAGCGTCGATTCCGCCATCGACATCGTCGCCGACATGAAGGCGTTCTTCCTGCGCTCGCTCGATATCGCAGCCAAGGCCGGCATCGCGCGCGACAGGATCGTGCTCGATCCCGGGATCGGCTTCGGCAAGACAGCCGAGCAAAGCATGATCGCGCTGGCGCGGCTGCGCGAGCTCGACATGTTCGGCCTGCCGGTCCTGGTCGGCGCCTCGCGCAAGCGCTTCATTGCCTCGGTGTCGCCGTCGGAGCCGAAGGAGCGTCTCGCCGGCTCGATCGCCGCGCATCTGATCGCCACGCAGAAGGGCGCGAAAATCATCCGGACCCATGACGTCGCCGAGACCTTGCAGGCCCTGCGGGTCGCCAACGCAATCGAGAGCAAGCAATGA